From the Winogradskyella forsetii genome, the window CTTAAATAACTAAAACTCGCCGTATTATAAGTTAATTCACCCGATAAAATATCTTTTGCGATTTTGCCAAAAATAAGTGGGACAACCATTAAAAAGGAAAAACGTGCTGCTTTAGTTTTATCAATGCCTAAAAGTACTGAGGTTGATATGGTGGCACCAGAACGTGAAATTCCTGGAAGCATCGCAATACCTTGGGCAATACCTATGATAAATGCATTGGCAAACGTCACTTTTTTGTCCGTTTCCTTGGCTTTGTCTGCCAAAAATAAAAGTACAGCGGTAACGATAAGCATGGCTCCAACGAGTAAAATGTTGTTACCAAATAATTGTTCAAATTCCGACTCATATTTATAACCAATAATGACTGCGGGAATCATTGATAATATAATTTTCAATGAAAACTGCAGATCTTCATTCCACTTAAACTGAAATAATCCTTTAAGGATCTCA encodes:
- a CDS encoding undecaprenyl-diphosphate phosphatase, producing MEIIDAIILGIIQGLTEFLPVSSSGHLELGKAILGSDAIPEESLMFTVVLHFATALSTIVVFRKDILEILKGLFQFKWNEDLQFSLKIILSMIPAVIIGYKYESEFEQLFGNNILLVGAMLIVTAVLLFLADKAKETDKKVTFANAFIIGIAQGIAMLPGISRSGATISTSVLLGIDKTKAARFSFLMVVPLIFGKIAKDILSGELTYNTASFSYLSVGFLAAFISGLFACTWMISIVKKSKLTYFAIYCAIIGVIAIIWTQL